The Amycolatopsis sp. DG1A-15b genome window below encodes:
- a CDS encoding DUF222 domain-containing protein has translation MSVTRTCAYANDLETITIRQEVGRERSIRALLMTFLASRRTVELMTNSQPVHKLLPASLHSAGGELPFVLQSVRADPNTLQRMKDDQVIDLIRDTDAEISKLQAVQLRAIADLSVRRRRAPSASSEVALALSTTEHRASAIVSAANALIARLPRMLNLMDGGRLDLYRAMKVTDATAWLSGDHVRVVDATLEDRVPGRNATQVRRAAAYAAAQADPDGAALRTERKLVERRLTLHHQDTGVTHLSVNNAPTEKATAAYARVDQAARALKTPDEPRTLDQLRADVAIDLLLSGTGGPSERTEVFLHIDLATYLGLNQTPAALSGRGPIASALARHIIGGPDTTLRRVLTDPRTGHAVELSPTRYSLEQDEFIKVRDQECRQPGCTRPAQSCGIKATRTKGEPGGVADQAVTFCSRHSKLEGQPGWDYEVAPDGTLNVATPTGQVHSTTPPSMHPGRRRANRLRKKPRK, from the coding sequence ATGAGCGTCACGCGCACGTGCGCATACGCGAACGATCTCGAAACAATTACCATCCGTCAAGAGGTAGGGCGCGAACGGTCCATTCGCGCCCTTTTGATGACTTTCCTTGCGAGCCGTCGTACCGTCGAGCTCATGACAAATTCACAACCAGTCCACAAGCTCCTCCCCGCCTCCCTTCACAGCGCCGGCGGCGAACTTCCGTTCGTGCTGCAATCGGTCCGCGCCGACCCGAACACGTTGCAGCGCATGAAAGACGACCAGGTCATCGATCTGATCCGCGATACCGACGCGGAGATCTCGAAGCTGCAAGCCGTGCAGCTGAGAGCGATCGCGGACCTGAGCGTGCGACGGAGACGGGCGCCCAGCGCGTCGTCGGAAGTCGCGTTGGCCTTGTCCACAACGGAACACCGCGCCAGTGCCATTGTTTCCGCGGCCAACGCACTGATTGCCCGCCTCCCTCGCATGCTCAACCTCATGGATGGCGGCCGGCTCGACCTCTATCGCGCCATGAAGGTCACCGATGCGACGGCATGGCTGTCGGGAGATCACGTCCGTGTCGTCGACGCGACGCTCGAGGATCGGGTGCCAGGACGGAACGCCACCCAGGTCCGCCGGGCCGCGGCCTACGCCGCCGCGCAGGCCGATCCCGACGGCGCGGCGCTCCGCACCGAGAGAAAGCTCGTCGAGCGGCGGCTCACCCTCCACCACCAAGACACCGGCGTGACCCATCTGTCGGTCAACAACGCACCGACGGAGAAGGCAACTGCCGCCTACGCCCGCGTCGACCAGGCCGCCCGTGCGTTGAAGACGCCGGACGAACCGCGAACGTTGGATCAGCTCCGCGCGGACGTGGCCATCGATCTGCTGCTCAGCGGCACAGGCGGCCCGAGCGAACGCACCGAGGTCTTCCTGCACATCGACCTGGCCACCTACCTCGGCCTCAATCAGACCCCGGCGGCGTTGTCCGGTCGCGGCCCCATTGCGTCTGCGCTGGCTCGGCACATCATCGGCGGCCCCGATACCACGCTGCGCCGAGTTCTCACCGATCCGCGAACCGGTCACGCGGTCGAACTGTCTCCGACGCGCTACTCGCTCGAGCAGGACGAATTCATCAAGGTTCGCGACCAAGAGTGCCGACAGCCCGGATGCACGCGCCCCGCACAGAGCTGCGGAATCAAGGCGACTCGCACGAAGGGCGAGCCCGGAGGCGTTGCGGACCAGGCAGTCACCTTCTGCTCGCGGCACAGCAAGCTGGAGGGACAGCCTGGCTGGGACTACGAAGTCGCGCCGGACGGCACGCTCAACGTCGCGACGCCGACAGGACAGGTCCATTCGACAACGCCGCCGTCGATGCACCCCGGCCGCCGACGGGCGAACCGGCTCCGGAAGAAGCCCCGGAAGTGA
- a CDS encoding GNAT family N-acetyltransferase: MADYTIRRARREDIEAIVHMLADDQLGATRDDPGDLEPYLRAFDDIVADPNQLLVVVASDDKPVGTLQLTIIPGLARRGALRGQIEAVRIHADHRGTGLGADLVRWAIDESRRRGCALVQLTSDTSRTKAHRFYERLGFVPSHTGFKLKL; this comes from the coding sequence GTGGCTGACTACACCATCCGCAGGGCACGGCGAGAAGACATCGAGGCGATCGTGCACATGCTGGCGGACGACCAGCTCGGCGCCACCCGGGACGATCCCGGCGACCTCGAGCCCTACCTGCGCGCCTTTGACGACATCGTCGCGGATCCGAATCAGCTTTTGGTGGTCGTCGCGTCAGACGACAAGCCAGTCGGCACCCTGCAGCTGACGATCATTCCGGGGCTAGCCAGGCGCGGCGCGCTTCGCGGCCAGATCGAGGCCGTGCGGATTCACGCCGACCATCGAGGCACCGGGCTGGGCGCCGATCTCGTCCGCTGGGCGATCGACGAGTCGCGGCGGCGCGGGTGCGCCCTGGTGCAACTCACGTCGGACACCTCCCGGACAAAAGCACACCGGTTCTACGAGCGGCTCGGATTCGTACCCAGTCACACGGGATTCAAGCTCAAGCTCTGA
- a CDS encoding GNAT family N-acetyltransferase: MEVIRRARATDIEALVRLFGAPGEPLAAALGELMTTPHVTLVVAEDDNGVAGTAQLTVLRGLAWDGASRGLLEGIRAARRGVTSALLTWGIDEARRRGCARIHLDSGVNRGDLRDFYARFGFEYSYQGFTRVL, translated from the coding sequence ATGGAGGTCATCAGACGCGCCCGGGCAACGGACATCGAGGCGCTTGTGCGCCTGTTCGGCGCACCGGGCGAACCGTTGGCGGCCGCCCTCGGGGAACTCATGACCACCCCGCATGTCACGCTGGTCGTTGCCGAGGACGACAACGGCGTCGCCGGAACTGCGCAGCTGACCGTGCTTCGAGGCCTGGCCTGGGACGGCGCGTCCCGCGGCCTGCTCGAGGGCATCCGCGCCGCGCGACGCGGTGTGACCAGTGCGCTCCTGACCTGGGGCATCGACGAAGCCCGCCGGCGCGGTTGCGCGCGCATCCACCTCGATTCAGGCGTCAACCGCGGTGACCTGCGAGACTTCTACGCACGCTTCGGTTTCGAGTACAGCTACCAAGGATTCACCCGCGTCCTGTGA
- a CDS encoding MBL fold metallo-hydrolase, with the protein MEPLPESSDRNWTEPGIYEVSSGVYRIPLPLPNDALRAVNVYAVTDGEKLVLVDSGWALTVARQQLADALSGIGAGLADVSEFLVTHVHRDHYSQAVVLRRDFGSKIALGQDEEPSLKASGNPDRLPMEAQVDLLVQAGAGEVVEALARQFGTSRRHTEADLWEAPDEWLTPGPRPILPGREFEVVATPGHTSGHVVFVDDTADLLFSGDHVLPHITPSIGFQPVPAELPLNDFIGSLRLVRAMPDRRMLPAHGPVSESVHTRVDELLEHHRQRLETVASQIEAGATCAYEAAHRIGWTRRNRKLSEMDSFNQMLAVLETAAHLDLLVSQGKLSAQHVDGVRRYAVN; encoded by the coding sequence GTGGAACCGTTGCCGGAAAGCAGCGACAGGAACTGGACCGAGCCCGGAATCTACGAGGTCTCCTCCGGCGTCTACCGGATCCCGTTGCCGCTGCCCAACGATGCTTTGCGCGCGGTCAACGTCTACGCGGTCACCGACGGCGAGAAGCTGGTCCTGGTCGATTCCGGATGGGCGCTGACCGTGGCCCGGCAACAGCTCGCCGACGCCCTGAGCGGGATCGGCGCCGGACTCGCCGACGTCAGCGAGTTCCTCGTGACCCACGTGCATCGGGACCACTACTCGCAGGCGGTGGTCCTCCGTCGTGACTTCGGTTCGAAGATCGCCCTCGGCCAGGATGAAGAGCCATCGCTCAAGGCATCCGGCAATCCCGACCGCCTGCCGATGGAAGCCCAGGTCGACCTCTTGGTCCAGGCCGGTGCCGGCGAAGTCGTGGAAGCGCTGGCCCGTCAGTTCGGCACGAGTCGGCGGCACACGGAAGCCGACCTCTGGGAAGCGCCCGACGAATGGCTGACACCGGGTCCGCGGCCGATCCTGCCCGGGCGCGAGTTCGAAGTCGTCGCCACTCCGGGACACACATCCGGTCACGTCGTCTTCGTCGACGACACCGCCGACCTGTTGTTCTCCGGTGACCACGTGCTGCCGCACATCACGCCCTCCATCGGGTTCCAGCCGGTGCCGGCCGAACTTCCGCTCAACGACTTCATCGGCTCGCTTCGCTTGGTGCGTGCCATGCCTGACCGCCGCATGCTTCCCGCCCACGGCCCGGTATCCGAGAGCGTGCACACCCGGGTCGACGAACTGCTGGAACACCATCGTCAACGTCTCGAGACGGTAGCCTCCCAAATCGAGGCCGGCGCTACTTGCGCGTACGAAGCCGCACACCGGATCGGCTGGACCCGCCGCAACCGCAAACTGTCCGAAATGGACTCCTTCAATCAGATGCTTGCGGTCCTCGAAACCGCAGCGCACCTCGATCTCCTGGTGTCCCAAGGAAAACTGAGCGCCCAACACGTCGACGGGGTTCGTCGTTACGCGGTGAACTGA
- a CDS encoding phospholipid scramblase-related protein codes for MTSSPPQPGWYPDARDPRLHRWWDGRAWTADTRPAHPSPPPPPSDSEPIELDIERAHDPARIQNQVNRATRGRGGTRAGGGTLFTEPVLVVNQRAKLIEMANEFGVFDQDGNRLGGVVEVGQSTLKKAIRLLTNYDQFLTHKFEVRDANHSTVLKVTRPAKVFKSRFLVTRADETPIGEIVQENVFGKIRFGFIVDGRPVGGIFAENWRAWNFSIRDHADTEVARVTKTWGGFLKAAFTTADNYVVEIPHPLPDPLASMVVAAALTIDTALKQDTD; via the coding sequence ATGACGAGTTCGCCACCGCAGCCGGGCTGGTACCCGGACGCGCGGGACCCCCGTCTGCACCGATGGTGGGACGGCCGGGCCTGGACCGCCGACACCCGCCCGGCCCACCCATCCCCGCCGCCGCCGCCGAGCGACTCCGAGCCGATCGAGCTGGACATCGAGCGCGCCCACGACCCGGCCCGGATCCAGAACCAGGTCAATCGGGCGACACGTGGCAGGGGCGGAACACGCGCCGGGGGCGGGACCCTGTTCACCGAGCCGGTCCTCGTGGTCAACCAGCGCGCCAAGCTGATCGAGATGGCCAACGAGTTCGGCGTCTTCGACCAAGACGGCAACCGGCTCGGCGGGGTCGTCGAGGTGGGCCAGAGCACGCTGAAGAAGGCGATCCGGCTCCTGACCAACTACGACCAGTTCCTGACCCACAAGTTCGAAGTCCGCGACGCCAACCACAGCACCGTGCTCAAGGTGACCCGGCCGGCGAAGGTGTTCAAGTCCCGGTTCCTCGTCACCAGGGCCGACGAGACGCCGATCGGCGAGATCGTCCAGGAGAACGTCTTCGGCAAGATCCGGTTCGGCTTCATCGTCGACGGCCGGCCGGTCGGCGGGATCTTCGCCGAGAACTGGCGAGCCTGGAACTTCTCGATTCGCGACCACGCCGACACCGAGGTCGCCCGGGTGACCAAGACCTGGGGTGGGTTCCTCAAAGCCGCCTTCACCACGGCCGACAACTACGTCGTGGAGATCCCTCACCCGCTGCCGGATCCGCTCGCCAGCATGGTGGTCGCCGCGGCCCTGACGATCGACACGGCCCTGAAGCAGGACACCGACTGA
- a CDS encoding methionine synthase: protein MSERIWPSGAATAIGSMPGEDPAEAAAVVFGELPDFPHLPELPARGVGADMLGRTAALLVDLAVEVVPSGYRVASRPGHEHRRALDLLRWDLDAVQEAREKAGVTPPVFKVQVAGPWTLGAGIELARGHRVLTDRGALRDFTSSLLDGLAEHVAEVQARTGAPMVVQFDEPSLPAVLAGDLSTPSGYGTVPAVPEPEARQLLTTVIEGARRITDRPVILHCCAAKPPLGLLREAGADALAFDLAALDGASAAFLDEIGEVWDGGATLFMGAVPATSPASPPSLKDIGEPAFRLADRLGFNRSILAERAVPTPTCGLAGATPEWLRRALALTRDLGKAFVEPPEGW, encoded by the coding sequence GTGAGTGAGCGAATCTGGCCCAGCGGAGCCGCGACGGCGATCGGATCGATGCCGGGCGAGGATCCGGCCGAAGCGGCGGCGGTCGTGTTCGGCGAACTGCCCGACTTCCCGCACCTGCCCGAGCTGCCGGCCCGCGGCGTCGGGGCGGACATGCTGGGCCGGACCGCCGCACTGCTCGTCGACCTGGCTGTCGAGGTCGTGCCGAGCGGCTACCGCGTCGCGTCGCGGCCTGGACACGAGCACCGCCGGGCCCTCGATCTGCTTCGCTGGGATCTCGACGCCGTGCAGGAGGCGCGGGAGAAGGCCGGGGTCACCCCGCCGGTCTTCAAGGTCCAGGTGGCCGGGCCGTGGACGCTCGGCGCCGGGATCGAACTGGCCCGGGGCCACCGGGTGCTCACCGATCGCGGGGCTTTGCGGGACTTCACGTCGTCCTTGTTGGACGGCCTGGCCGAGCATGTCGCGGAAGTGCAGGCCAGGACCGGCGCGCCGATGGTGGTCCAGTTCGACGAACCGTCGTTGCCCGCGGTGCTGGCCGGCGACCTGTCGACGCCATCCGGCTACGGGACCGTCCCCGCGGTGCCGGAGCCTGAGGCCCGTCAGCTGCTCACCACCGTGATCGAGGGCGCGCGACGGATCACCGATCGCCCGGTGATCCTGCACTGCTGCGCCGCGAAACCGCCCCTGGGACTCCTGCGTGAGGCCGGTGCGGATGCCCTGGCTTTCGACCTCGCCGCGCTGGATGGCGCCTCTGCCGCGTTCCTCGACGAGATCGGCGAGGTGTGGGACGGCGGGGCGACCCTGTTCATGGGTGCCGTTCCGGCGACTTCGCCGGCGTCTCCGCCGAGCCTGAAGGACATCGGAGAGCCGGCGTTCCGGCTGGCCGACCGGCTCGGCTTCAACCGCAGCATCCTCGCCGAACGGGCGGTGCCGACACCCACCTGCGGGCTCGCCGGCGCGACGCCGGAATGGCTGCGGCGAGCCCTGGCGCTGACCCGGGACCTCGGCAAAGCCTTCGTGGAGCCGCCGGAAGGCTGGTGA
- the ligA gene encoding NAD-dependent DNA ligase LigA, which translates to MSSTELPQDQVAAVDAPVAAEDVADVPADVRERHSALAEELRDHQFRYYVLDSPIISDGQFDELLGELQRLEEAHPALVTPESPTQRVGGTFSTEFTAHDHLERMLSLDNVFAEDEFLAWVERVEKEVGRTEFLAELKIDGLAINLLYENGHLTRALTRGDGRTGEDVTLNVRTLDQVPQTLTGTEQFPVPALVEVRGEVYFRVEDFLELNAKMVEAGKPPYANPRNTAAGSLRQKDPKITRERRLRLICHGLGKRAGFEPQRQSEAYDALAAWGLPVSPHSKVLSSADELTAHIAYWGEHRHDAEHEIDGVVIKVDQVALQRRLGTTSRAPRWAIAYKYPPEEAITTLLDIQVGVGRTGRVTPFAVTEPVTVAGSTVARATLHNQEEVKRKGVLIGDRIVIRKAGDVIPEVLGPVVDARTGDEREFVMPTHCPECGTELAYQKEGDKDIRCPNTRFCPAQLRERLFHLAGRGAFDIEVLGYEAAVALLDARVVADEGDVFDLNEDSLVEVELFRTKAGELSANARKLLANLDAAKDRPLWKVLVALSIRHVGPTAAQALAREFGSIERIEQASEEKLSAVDGVGPTIAHATQEWFDVAWHREIVEKWRRAGVRMEEERDESIPRHLEGLSIVVTGSLDGFSRDEAKEVVMARGGKAAGSVSKKTAFVVVGDSPGSKYDKAIQLKVPVLDEAGFRVLLEQGPDAAREVALPAGDETAEEETGGTDG; encoded by the coding sequence GTGAGCAGCACCGAACTTCCCCAGGACCAGGTTGCGGCGGTCGACGCCCCGGTGGCCGCGGAGGACGTCGCCGACGTCCCGGCCGACGTGCGCGAGCGGCACAGCGCCCTCGCCGAGGAACTGCGGGACCACCAGTTCCGCTACTACGTCCTGGACTCGCCGATCATCTCCGACGGGCAGTTCGACGAGCTGCTGGGCGAACTGCAGCGGCTCGAGGAGGCGCACCCGGCACTCGTCACGCCCGAGTCGCCGACCCAGCGGGTCGGTGGCACGTTCTCGACCGAGTTCACCGCGCACGACCACCTCGAACGCATGCTCAGCTTGGACAACGTGTTCGCCGAGGACGAGTTCCTGGCCTGGGTCGAACGCGTCGAGAAAGAGGTCGGGCGCACGGAATTCCTCGCCGAGCTGAAGATCGACGGCCTGGCGATCAACCTCCTGTACGAAAACGGCCACCTGACCCGGGCACTCACGCGGGGCGACGGCCGGACCGGTGAAGACGTCACGCTCAACGTTCGCACGCTCGACCAGGTGCCGCAGACGCTGACCGGCACCGAACAGTTCCCGGTGCCCGCCCTGGTCGAGGTGCGTGGCGAGGTCTACTTCCGCGTCGAGGACTTCCTCGAGCTGAACGCGAAGATGGTCGAAGCCGGCAAGCCGCCGTACGCGAACCCGCGGAACACCGCGGCCGGCTCGCTACGGCAGAAAGATCCCAAGATCACCCGCGAGCGCCGGCTGCGGCTGATCTGCCACGGCCTCGGCAAACGCGCGGGCTTCGAGCCCCAGCGTCAGTCGGAGGCGTACGACGCGCTGGCCGCGTGGGGGCTGCCGGTGTCGCCGCACAGCAAGGTCCTGAGTTCGGCTGACGAGCTCACCGCGCACATCGCCTACTGGGGCGAGCACCGGCACGACGCCGAGCACGAGATCGACGGCGTGGTCATCAAGGTCGACCAGGTGGCGTTGCAGCGCCGGCTGGGTACGACGTCACGCGCCCCGCGGTGGGCGATCGCGTACAAGTACCCGCCGGAAGAGGCGATCACCACACTGCTGGACATCCAGGTCGGTGTCGGGCGGACCGGGCGGGTGACCCCGTTCGCGGTCACCGAGCCGGTCACGGTCGCGGGATCGACCGTGGCCAGGGCCACCCTCCACAACCAGGAGGAGGTCAAGCGCAAGGGCGTGCTCATCGGCGACCGGATCGTCATCCGGAAGGCCGGCGACGTCATTCCCGAGGTCCTCGGTCCGGTCGTGGATGCGCGCACGGGCGACGAGCGCGAGTTCGTCATGCCCACCCACTGCCCGGAATGCGGCACGGAGCTCGCCTACCAGAAGGAAGGCGACAAGGACATCCGGTGCCCGAACACCCGGTTCTGTCCCGCGCAGCTGCGGGAGCGCCTGTTCCACCTGGCCGGGCGTGGCGCCTTCGACATCGAGGTCCTCGGGTACGAGGCGGCGGTCGCGCTGCTCGACGCCCGGGTGGTCGCCGATGAGGGCGACGTCTTCGACCTGAACGAGGACAGCCTCGTCGAGGTCGAACTGTTCCGGACCAAGGCGGGGGAGCTGTCGGCGAACGCGCGGAAGCTGCTCGCCAACCTCGACGCGGCCAAGGACCGGCCGTTGTGGAAGGTGCTGGTCGCCCTGTCGATCCGGCACGTCGGGCCGACCGCGGCGCAGGCGCTGGCCCGTGAGTTCGGCTCGATCGAACGGATCGAGCAGGCCTCCGAGGAGAAACTTTCGGCTGTCGACGGCGTCGGCCCGACCATCGCCCACGCGACGCAGGAGTGGTTCGACGTCGCCTGGCACCGTGAGATCGTCGAAAAGTGGCGACGCGCCGGCGTGCGGATGGAGGAGGAGCGCGACGAGTCGATCCCGCGCCACCTCGAGGGGCTGTCGATCGTGGTGACGGGCTCGCTCGACGGCTTCTCGCGCGATGAGGCCAAGGAAGTCGTCATGGCCCGCGGTGGCAAGGCCGCCGGGTCGGTCTCGAAGAAGACCGCCTTCGTCGTCGTCGGGGACTCGCCTGGTTCGAAATACGACAAGGCCATCCAGCTCAAGGTGCCGGTGCTCGACGAAGCCGGCTTCCGCGTCCTGCTGGAGCAGGGCCCCGACGCGGCGCGGGAGGTGGCGCTGCCGGCCGGCGACGAGACCGCCGAGGAAGAAACCGGGGGTACGGATGGGTGA
- a CDS encoding GNAT family N-acetyltransferase: MGDVEIRPPRPEEYAAAGEVTVRAYEADGHLADDVGYDAMLRDVARRVEKAEVLVAVDGAGEVVGTVTVVHPGSEYAEVSRPGELEFRMLAVVPSARGRGIGEALIKAVFDRARALGLRKVVLSSVDRMHSAHRLYERLGFTRLAERDWRPFPHISLIAYQIDC, translated from the coding sequence ATGGGTGACGTCGAGATCAGGCCGCCGCGGCCCGAGGAGTACGCCGCGGCGGGCGAGGTCACGGTGCGGGCGTACGAGGCCGACGGCCACTTGGCCGACGATGTCGGCTACGACGCGATGCTGCGTGACGTCGCGCGACGGGTCGAGAAGGCCGAGGTCCTGGTCGCCGTGGACGGGGCGGGGGAGGTGGTCGGGACCGTGACCGTCGTGCATCCGGGGTCCGAATACGCCGAGGTCTCGCGTCCGGGCGAGCTGGAGTTCCGGATGCTGGCGGTGGTGCCGTCGGCGCGCGGCCGCGGTATCGGCGAAGCCTTGATCAAGGCCGTGTTCGACCGCGCTCGCGCGCTCGGCCTCCGCAAAGTGGTGCTCAGCAGCGTCGACCGGATGCACAGCGCGCATCGGCTCTACGAACGCCTCGGGTTCACGCGCCTGGCCGAGCGGGACTGGCGGCCGTTCCCGCACATCTCCCTGATCGCCTATCAGATCGACTGCTGA
- a CDS encoding amino acid-binding protein — MSFLIRVLLPDSPGTLGAVATALGTVGADILSVDVVERGSGVAVDDLVVELPSGRLPDALITAAESVEGVEVDAVRPYAGVLDTHRELELVEEIAAQPKSGLDILAEGVPRIVRAGWAMIVEHSETGAVRLASSSAAPETPITDLPWLPLERATVLDSEEAWIPETWKELGTELAATPLGKPGKALLVARPGGPNFRAAEVARLAHLAGIVAVVLDG, encoded by the coding sequence GTGTCGTTCCTGATCCGGGTCCTCCTTCCGGACAGCCCGGGGACCCTCGGCGCGGTCGCCACGGCGCTCGGCACGGTAGGCGCCGACATCCTCAGCGTGGACGTCGTCGAGCGCGGCAGCGGAGTCGCCGTTGACGACCTGGTGGTCGAGCTCCCGTCGGGCCGTCTGCCCGACGCGCTGATCACGGCCGCGGAGAGTGTCGAGGGCGTCGAAGTCGATGCGGTCCGTCCCTACGCGGGCGTCCTGGACACGCACCGCGAGCTCGAGCTCGTCGAAGAAATCGCCGCGCAGCCGAAGTCGGGCCTCGACATCCTCGCCGAGGGCGTTCCCCGCATCGTGCGCGCCGGCTGGGCGATGATCGTCGAACATTCGGAGACCGGCGCGGTCCGGCTGGCCTCGTCCAGCGCGGCCCCGGAGACCCCGATCACCGACCTGCCGTGGCTGCCGCTGGAACGCGCGACGGTCCTCGACAGCGAGGAGGCCTGGATCCCGGAGACGTGGAAGGAGCTCGGCACCGAGCTCGCCGCGACCCCGCTCGGCAAGCCGGGCAAGGCGCTGCTCGTCGCCCGCCCGGGCGGGCCGAACTTCCGCGCCGCGGAGGTCGCCCGGCTCGCCCACCTCGCCGGCATCGTCGCGGTCGTCCTCGACGGCTAA
- the gatC gene encoding Asp-tRNA(Asn)/Glu-tRNA(Gln) amidotransferase subunit GatC encodes MPNISRDEVAHLAKLARLAVTDDEIDVFAGQLDQILDSVAKVSEVAAADVPPTSHAVPLTNVFRQDVVVPGLSQQQALAGAPAAEEGRFRVPRILGEEQ; translated from the coding sequence GTGCCCAACATTTCCCGAGACGAGGTCGCGCACCTCGCGAAGCTGGCCAGGCTGGCCGTGACCGACGACGAGATCGACGTCTTCGCCGGCCAGCTCGACCAGATCCTGGACTCGGTGGCCAAGGTGAGCGAGGTCGCCGCCGCCGATGTGCCACCCACGTCGCACGCCGTGCCACTGACGAACGTCTTCCGACAGGACGTCGTCGTCCCCGGGCTCTCGCAGCAGCAGGCACTGGCCGGTGCGCCGGCCGCCGAAGAGGGCCGGTTCCGGGTGCCGCGGATTCTGGGGGAAGAGCAGTGA
- the gatA gene encoding Asp-tRNA(Asn)/Glu-tRNA(Gln) amidotransferase subunit GatA: MTELIKLTAAELAGKIHSREVSAVEVTQAHLDRIAEVDDHIHAFLHVDTEGALAAAKAVDEGLADGQAPASPLAGVPLALKDVLTTEGVPTTCGSKTLEGWIPPYDATVTRKLREAGVVILGKTNMDEFAMGSSTENSAYGPTHNPWDHARIPGGSGGGSSASIAAFEAAIAIGTDTGGSIRQPGSVTGTVGVKPTYGGVSRYGLVAFSSSLDQAGPCARTVLDAALLHEVIAGYDPRDSTSIDAPVPPVVAAARQGANGDLKGVKVGVVKEFGGDGYQPGVLRSFQAAVEQLRALGADVVEVSCPNFVYALPAYYLIAPSECSSNLARFDAMRYGLRVADDGTHSAEEVMSLTREKGFGAEVKRRIMLGTYALSSGYYDAYYGSAQKVRTLITRDFDAAFEQVDVLVSPTTPTTAFKIGERVDDPMAMYLADLCTIPSNLAGNAAMSVPSGLSDEDGLPVGLQIMAPALADDRLYRVGAAYEAARDAAAGGALIHKVPELGGTK; this comes from the coding sequence GTGACCGAGCTCATCAAGCTGACCGCCGCGGAGCTGGCGGGCAAGATCCACTCGCGCGAGGTGTCCGCGGTCGAGGTCACGCAGGCCCACCTGGACCGGATCGCCGAGGTCGACGACCACATCCACGCGTTCCTGCACGTCGACACCGAGGGCGCGCTGGCCGCGGCCAAGGCGGTCGACGAAGGTCTCGCCGACGGCCAGGCGCCCGCGTCGCCGCTGGCCGGCGTGCCGCTCGCGCTCAAGGACGTGCTGACGACCGAGGGCGTACCGACGACCTGTGGTTCGAAAACGCTCGAAGGCTGGATCCCGCCGTACGACGCGACCGTGACGCGCAAGCTGCGCGAGGCCGGCGTCGTGATCCTCGGCAAGACGAACATGGACGAGTTCGCCATGGGGTCGTCGACCGAGAACTCCGCGTACGGCCCGACGCACAACCCGTGGGACCACGCCCGCATCCCGGGCGGGTCGGGTGGTGGCTCGTCGGCGTCGATCGCGGCGTTCGAGGCCGCCATCGCGATCGGCACCGACACCGGCGGGTCGATCCGGCAGCCCGGGTCCGTCACCGGCACCGTCGGGGTCAAGCCCACCTACGGTGGCGTCTCGCGGTACGGCCTGGTCGCTTTTTCTTCCTCGCTCGACCAGGCCGGGCCCTGCGCGCGGACGGTGCTCGACGCCGCTCTGCTGCACGAGGTCATCGCCGGGTACGACCCGCGGGACTCGACGTCCATCGACGCACCGGTGCCGCCGGTCGTCGCCGCTGCGCGCCAGGGTGCGAACGGTGACCTGAAGGGCGTCAAGGTCGGCGTCGTGAAGGAGTTCGGCGGCGACGGTTACCAGCCGGGCGTGCTGCGGTCGTTCCAGGCCGCGGTCGAGCAGCTGCGGGCGCTCGGCGCGGACGTCGTCGAAGTGTCCTGTCCGAATTTCGTCTACGCGCTGCCCGCGTACTACCTGATCGCGCCGAGCGAGTGCTCGTCGAACCTCGCGCGGTTCGACGCCATGCGCTACGGCCTGCGCGTCGCCGACGACGGTACGCACAGCGCCGAAGAGGTCATGTCGCTGACGCGGGAGAAGGGCTTCGGCGCCGAGGTCAAGCGGCGGATCATGCTGGGCACCTACGCGTTGTCGTCCGGCTACTACGACGCCTACTACGGCTCGGCGCAGAAGGTGCGCACGCTCATCACGCGTGACTTCGACGCCGCCTTCGAGCAGGTTGATGTCCTCGTTTCGCCCACGACGCCGACCACGGCGTTCAAGATCGGCGAGCGCGTCGACGACCCGATGGCCATGTACCTCGCCGACCTGTGCACGATCCCGTCGAACCTCGCCGGCAACGCCGCCATGAGCGTGCCGAGCGGGCTCTCCGACGAGGACGGCCTGCCGGTCGGGCTGCAGATCATGGCCCCGGCGCTCGCCGACGACCGGCTCTACCGGGTCGGCGCCGCCTACGAGGCCGCCCGTGACGCGGCCGCCGGTGGGGCTCTCATCCACAAGGTCCCGGAGCTGGGAGGAACGAAGTGA